Proteins encoded within one genomic window of Acidobacteriota bacterium:
- the serC gene encoding 3-phosphoserine/phosphohydroxythreonine transaminase: protein MVKRVFNFNPGPATLPLEVLEEAAKATVEFNGLGMSILEISHRSKDFEKVLNDCVADVKELLGLPDGYSVCFMGGGASTQFAMVPMNFLPAGGSADYINTGEWSSKAIKEAKLFGTVNVTASSEDKKFSYLPDPKAVKVTPGAAYVHITSNNTIYGTEFFTFPDTGATPLVCDMSSDIMSWKFDASKFALIYAGAQKNIGPAGVTMVIVRQDFLAKANEKIPTMLKYKTHADNNSLYNTPPAGAIFIVGLVMKWMKRNGGLAAMEAKNKAKADLLYAAIDGGAPFYRGTVEKNARSRMNIPFRLPSEELEEKFIKEAKAADLVGLKGHRSVGGCRASIYNAFPIEGVQALADFMKEVAKKNG from the coding sequence ATGGTCAAGCGCGTGTTTAACTTCAACCCCGGGCCGGCGACCCTGCCCCTCGAGGTGCTCGAGGAGGCGGCCAAGGCCACGGTGGAGTTCAACGGTCTGGGAATGTCCATCCTGGAGATTTCCCACCGGTCGAAGGACTTTGAGAAGGTCCTGAATGACTGCGTGGCCGACGTGAAGGAATTGCTGGGCCTGCCCGACGGCTACAGCGTCTGCTTCATGGGCGGCGGCGCCAGCACCCAGTTCGCCATGGTCCCCATGAACTTCCTCCCTGCGGGCGGGAGCGCCGACTACATCAACACCGGCGAGTGGTCCAGCAAGGCCATCAAGGAGGCCAAGCTCTTCGGCACGGTGAACGTGACCGCCAGCTCCGAGGACAAGAAGTTCTCCTACCTGCCCGACCCGAAGGCGGTGAAGGTGACGCCGGGCGCGGCCTATGTCCACATCACCAGCAACAACACCATCTACGGCACCGAGTTCTTCACCTTCCCCGACACGGGCGCCACCCCGCTGGTGTGCGACATGTCGTCGGACATCATGTCGTGGAAGTTCGACGCGTCGAAGTTCGCTCTCATCTACGCCGGCGCCCAGAAGAACATCGGGCCGGCGGGCGTGACCATGGTGATCGTCCGGCAGGACTTCCTGGCCAAGGCCAACGAGAAGATCCCCACCATGCTCAAGTACAAGACCCACGCCGACAACAACTCGCTCTACAACACGCCGCCGGCGGGCGCGATCTTCATCGTGGGCCTGGTCATGAAGTGGATGAAGCGCAACGGCGGGCTCGCCGCCATGGAGGCCAAGAATAAGGCCAAGGCCGATCTGCTGTACGCGGCCATCGACGGCGGCGCCCCCTTCTACCGCGGCACGGTGGAAAAGAACGCCCGCTCCCGCATGAACATCCCCTTCCGGCTTCCCAGCGAGGAGCTGGAGGAGAAGTTCATCAAGGAGGCCAAGGCGGCCGACCTGGTGGGCCTCAAGGGCCACCGCAGCGTGGGCGGCTGCCGCGCGTCCATCTACAACGCTTTCCCCATCGAAGGCGTCCAGGCGCTCGCGGACTTCATGAAGGAGGTCGCGAAGAAGAACGGCTGA